The genomic region AATATATTTAATATATTTAAGTATATGTAATCGCGTGTTTTGTCACATCACTATTGAAGAATTGTCTCAAATGTAGCGGCTTAAAATCATTATAATGATGGCTGTATCTACAGGTCCGCAAAGACGGACTGGTATCTCCTGGGGGTGAGCGGTGGTGCACGCGATGGCATTCTTATCGTTTGCGCCATGTTGTTTGGACCGAACCATTCGGTTTTCAACAAGGAGATCGCGACGTGGAAAAGATCAAACGAGCTATCTTTCTGTCAGGCGGCGGGCCTGCTGTTGGCTTAAGCATCGGGGTGCTTAAGCGTCTGCAGCAGGAACCGGATATAAAATTTGATATCTGGTCGTCTGCCTGTATCGGCGCTTGGCTCTCGGTTGCCTGGCATCAGGCCGACGAGGGTCAGGAACTTGACCAGACCATCGCCTTCTTTCGTAAAATTTTCCGACCTGCAAGTGTCTATGAACGGTTCCCGATTGCATCGGCCTTTGCACCGGACTTCTTTTCTGATTTCACCAACAAACTCAATTACTTCTTTAACCCCAACAGCTATCAAGGGCTGATCGTGCCGGACGCCATCGGCGAGGCCGTTGAACATGTGCAGCATTTCATGGGCAATCCGAAATACTGGACGCCGCACAATTTCAACGATGTTTTGCTAAACGGTTTTCTGGCGGCAAATCCCCTGTCGCGTCTTCTGGTCGGATCGATCTATCAGACCCAGACCAAGGGACTGGCCAAGATCTATTCACCAGACAGCATGTTTTTGGACCGGCTGAACTTTGATCGGCTGTATCAGCCCGACAAGCCGGCCATGTTCCACAACGCCTATAACCTTTCCAAGCAGCGGCTTGAACTTTTCACCAACAAACCCGATCACTACGACTTGCCACAGATGAACGCGCAGACGCTGTGTGCCTGTTCTGCCTTGCCGTTTATCGAAGAGCCGGTCGAAATCAACGGCGATACCTATTGTGAGGGGGCGACTGTTGATACGGTCAACTTCTTTGACTTCCTGCGCCTGCATCCGGATGTCGATGAGGTGTGGGTCAGCCGTATTCTTGATCTTAAGCAGGTGCGTCAGCCTGAAAACCTTTATGACGCACTGAATAACCTGATCATGCTGTTTGCCGCATCGGCCAGCGAAGATGCTGTTGCAGCCTTCAAACGTGAAGTCGCCGAAAGTGGCCGCAAGATCGATATCGTTGAAATCCCGGTTTCGCCGCACATCAACTATGACTGGACGTGGGAAAACCTTGATCGCGGGATCGAGGATGGCTTTGATTCAACCGATCACATGATTGCGGATTACCGCCAACGCAAACGTCAGGAAAAGTCTGTTAAAAGTTTGCGCGAAGGGGCGATGCGCATTCTGCCTGAATTCCAAAGCCGCTTTCCGCGCTTTGTGTGAGCAATAAAAAAAGGGCCGCATGATGCGGCCCTTTTGATTTTTGGCTTATTCCGCCGCCTTGAGATGTTCGGGCGGGTTGCGGAACTGTTCAAGCAGTTCGGCTTCGCGCACCTTGACCTTGGCGATGTGGTCTTCCTTGATGTGGCCGTAACCACGGATGTGTTCGGGCAGGGCCAGCAACGCCTTGGCGATGCGGACATTTTCGTGGCTAAGGCCATCAAGGACTTCGGTTACCAGTTTTTCGTAATCGGTGATCAACTGGCGTTCGATCTTGCGTTCCGGGTTGCGGCCAAACGGATCAAGTTTGGTGCCGCGCAGGAACTTCAGTTTCGCCAGCATGCGGAACGCCGACATCATCCACGGACCGTAAACCGACTTTTGCGGCTTGCCACTTTCCGGATCGGCATTGGCAAGTGACGGCGGGGCAAGATGGAAGTTGATCTTGTAATCCCCCGTAAAGGTCTGGGTGACCTTTTTAAGGAACGCCGGATCAGTGTAAAGACGGGCAACCTCATACTCGTCCTTATAGGCCAGCAGTTTGAAGTAGTATTTTGCCACTGTCCGGGCCAGATCATCTTCGTCGCCAAGGCGTTTCTCGGCGGCTGCAACCTTATCAACAAGGTCGGTGAAACGATCGGCATAGGCCACGTTCTGATAATCGGACAGGAACGCACGGCGTTTGGCGATGATATCGGAAAGCTCGGTCGCAATCGGGTGGGCTTCGGCCTCGTTCGGGCCGACGATCCCGATCACGCGGTCGCGGTCATGGGCATACAGGCGGCCCCAATGGAAGGACTGCTTGTTCATGTCAATCGACACGCCATTAAGCTCAATCGCCTGCATAAGCGCCTCTTCACTGATCGGGATCAGGCCGCGCTGCCAGGCAACGCCCAGCATGAACAGGTTGGTCGCAATCGAATTGCCCATCAGGCGGGTCGCAATGTCACTGCCTTCGACGAAATGCACCGCATCAGCACCACAGGCATCATTGATGACCTTCATGTGCTCGTTGGTTTTAAGCTCAAAATCCGGGTTATGGGTAAAGGCACCGGTAACGGTTTCATGGGTGTTGATCACCGCCTGGGTAAAGTTCCGGCGCATTTTGGCAAGCCCTTCATAGCTTGCCGCAACCAGAAGGTCACAACCCAGAACCACATTGGCTTCACCGGCCGGAATGCGCGCAGCATGCAGCTTGTTTTGGTCATTGGCAAAGCGGATATGGCTGACAACCGCCCCGCCTTTTTGTGCCAAGCCCGCCATATCAAGACCAACAATGCCCTTGCCCTCGATGTGGGCGGCCATACCAAGCAACGCACCGATCGTGACAACACCGGTGCCACCAACACCCGTGACCAGAACCGACCAGGGTTCGTCAATTTCAGGCAGGGTCGGGCGCGGCAAGCTGGCAAAGACTGCGTCCGTACCTGTATCCCCCTTGGCGGCGGCATCGGGTTTGCGAAGTTCGCCGCCCTCGATGGTGACAAAGCTTGGGCAGAAGCCCTTAAGGCAGGAGAAATCCTTGTTGCACGCCGACTGGTCAATCGCGCGTTTGCGGCCAAACTCGGTCTCGACCGGCACAACGGCGAGGCAGTTGGATTGTTCGCCACAATCACCGCAGCCTTCGCAGACCAGATCATTGATAAACACGCGCTTGGGCGGATCAACCATCAGTTTGCGTTTTCGACGACGGCGTTTTTCGGCCGCACAGGTCTGATCAAAGATCAGGATCGAAACGCCTTCGATTTCACGCAGTTCTTTCTGGGTGTCTTCCAGCGTATCGCGATGACGGATATCAACGCCTGGCGCAAAGTCCGCACCCATTGGATACTTTTCGGGCTCGTCTGACAGAACGATGATGCGTTTGGCACCTTCGTCAAACATCTGGCGCGTGATCTGCGGCACGGTCAGTGGCCCGTCAACCGGCTGTCCGCCAGTCATGGCGACTGCGTCGTTAAACAGGATTTTATAGGTGATGTTCACACCCGATGCGACCGCGGCCCGCACGGCAAGGGAGCCTGAATGGTAATAGGTGCCATCGCCCAGGTTCTGGAAGACGTGCTTGGTATGGGTGAACGGTGCCTGTCCGATCCATGTCGCACCTTCGCCGCCCATATGGGTAAAGGTTTCGGTGGATCGATCCATCCAGTTGACCATGTAATGGCACCCGATACCGGCCATCGCACGGCTGCCTTCGGGGACCTTGGTCGAACTGTTATGCGGGCAACCCGGGCAGAACCACGGAATGCGTGCAACATCCGGGCGCGGTTCGGCAATTTCCTTTTCTTTTTCGGCAAGCCAGTCGATGCGTTCATGAATGGCCGGGCTGTCATAGAACCGCTTGATCCGTTCGGCCAGAACCACGGCAACTCGGGCCGGGGTCAGTTCGTCCATCGATGGCAGAATCCATTCGCCCTTTTCATCGAACTTGCCGATCACGGTCGGACGAACGTCTTCGCGCCAGTTATAAAGCTGTTCCTTGACCTGGTTTTCCATCACCGCGCGCTTTTCCTCGACGACGATGATTTCCTCAAGCCCCAGGGCGAATTCGCGGACATCCTCGCGGTTCAGCGGCCAGCTCATGCCGACCTTGAGCACGCGAATGCCGATCTTGGCGGCGTCTTCTTCGGAAATGCCAAGGTCATCGAATGCCTGCATGACATCAAGATAAGCCTTGCCGGTGGTGATGATACCAAGCCGCGCATTCGGGCTGTCGATCACGGTTTTATTCAGCTTGTTCGCCCGCGCATATGCCAGTGCGGCATAGAGCTTGTATTTCATCAGGCGATGTTCCTGCTCCTTGGGCGTGTCGGGCCAGCGGATATGCAGGCCGCCCTCGGGCATGGGGAAGTCGGTCGGGATGATGGGGGTAATGCGATCCGGGGCGACATCGGCCGCGGCCGAACTTTCCACCGTTTCAGCAATGGTTTTCATCGCCACCCAGCAACCGGAATAGCGGCTCATTGCCCAGCCATGTAGGCCGTAATCCAG from Thalassospira indica harbors:
- a CDS encoding indolepyruvate ferredoxin oxidoreductase family protein encodes the protein MAQQLAAVQLDDKYTLEEGRVYLTGIQALVRLPLMQRQLDARAGLNTAGCISGYRGSPLGGLDQQLWRAQKFLTKQQIEFQPGVNEDLAATVVWGSQQVNMYKDAKYDGVFGMWYGKGPGVDRSGDVFKHANHAGTSKHGGVLVLAGDDHSCKSSTLPHQTEYAFIDAQIPVLNPSGVQDILDYGLHGWAMSRYSGCWVAMKTIAETVESSAAADVAPDRITPIIPTDFPMPEGGLHIRWPDTPKEQEHRLMKYKLYAALAYARANKLNKTVIDSPNARLGIITTGKAYLDVMQAFDDLGISEEDAAKIGIRVLKVGMSWPLNREDVREFALGLEEIIVVEEKRAVMENQVKEQLYNWREDVRPTVIGKFDEKGEWILPSMDELTPARVAVVLAERIKRFYDSPAIHERIDWLAEKEKEIAEPRPDVARIPWFCPGCPHNSSTKVPEGSRAMAGIGCHYMVNWMDRSTETFTHMGGEGATWIGQAPFTHTKHVFQNLGDGTYYHSGSLAVRAAVASGVNITYKILFNDAVAMTGGQPVDGPLTVPQITRQMFDEGAKRIIVLSDEPEKYPMGADFAPGVDIRHRDTLEDTQKELREIEGVSILIFDQTCAAEKRRRRKRKLMVDPPKRVFINDLVCEGCGDCGEQSNCLAVVPVETEFGRKRAIDQSACNKDFSCLKGFCPSFVTIEGGELRKPDAAAKGDTGTDAVFASLPRPTLPEIDEPWSVLVTGVGGTGVVTIGALLGMAAHIEGKGIVGLDMAGLAQKGGAVVSHIRFANDQNKLHAARIPAGEANVVLGCDLLVAASYEGLAKMRRNFTQAVINTHETVTGAFTHNPDFELKTNEHMKVINDACGADAVHFVEGSDIATRLMGNSIATNLFMLGVAWQRGLIPISEEALMQAIELNGVSIDMNKQSFHWGRLYAHDRDRVIGIVGPNEAEAHPIATELSDIIAKRRAFLSDYQNVAYADRFTDLVDKVAAAEKRLGDEDDLARTVAKYYFKLLAYKDEYEVARLYTDPAFLKKVTQTFTGDYKINFHLAPPSLANADPESGKPQKSVYGPWMMSAFRMLAKLKFLRGTKLDPFGRNPERKIERQLITDYEKLVTEVLDGLSHENVRIAKALLALPEHIRGYGHIKEDHIAKVKVREAELLEQFRNPPEHLKAAE
- a CDS encoding patatin-like phospholipase family protein, which codes for MEKIKRAIFLSGGGPAVGLSIGVLKRLQQEPDIKFDIWSSACIGAWLSVAWHQADEGQELDQTIAFFRKIFRPASVYERFPIASAFAPDFFSDFTNKLNYFFNPNSYQGLIVPDAIGEAVEHVQHFMGNPKYWTPHNFNDVLLNGFLAANPLSRLLVGSIYQTQTKGLAKIYSPDSMFLDRLNFDRLYQPDKPAMFHNAYNLSKQRLELFTNKPDHYDLPQMNAQTLCACSALPFIEEPVEINGDTYCEGATVDTVNFFDFLRLHPDVDEVWVSRILDLKQVRQPENLYDALNNLIMLFAASASEDAVAAFKREVAESGRKIDIVEIPVSPHINYDWTWENLDRGIEDGFDSTDHMIADYRQRKRQEKSVKSLREGAMRILPEFQSRFPRFV